The following are encoded together in the Bradyrhizobium algeriense genome:
- a CDS encoding TRAP transporter substrate-binding protein has product MRKLILAAASIAALALVGPAAAQSPIVIKFSHVVATNTPKGLAAEKFKELAEKYTAGKVKVEVYPNSQLYKDKEELEALQLGAVQMLAPSNSKFGPIGVKEFEVFDLPYILPDLKTLRKVTDGPLGTRLLKLLDSKGMTGLAYWDNGFKQMSANRKLVTPADYKGLKFRIQSSKVLEAQFRSLGVIPQVMAFSEVYQALQTGVVDGQENTWSNIYTQKMHEVQKYITETNHGYIGYVVVTNKKFWDGLPADVRAQCEKAMKEATEYGNGQSAKENDDALAEIKKTGKSEILKLTPEQDAAMRKAVEPVYKDVASRVGQPLIDEFLKETRGATN; this is encoded by the coding sequence ATGCGCAAGCTGATTTTGGCCGCGGCATCGATCGCGGCACTCGCTCTGGTCGGCCCCGCCGCGGCGCAATCGCCGATCGTGATCAAGTTCAGCCACGTGGTGGCGACCAATACGCCGAAGGGGCTGGCGGCCGAGAAGTTCAAGGAACTGGCCGAGAAATACACCGCCGGCAAGGTCAAGGTCGAAGTCTATCCGAACTCGCAGCTCTACAAGGACAAGGAAGAGCTGGAAGCGCTCCAGCTCGGCGCGGTGCAGATGCTGGCGCCTTCGAACTCGAAGTTCGGCCCGATCGGGGTCAAGGAATTCGAGGTGTTCGATCTGCCCTACATCCTTCCCGACCTGAAGACGTTGCGCAAAGTCACCGACGGCCCGCTCGGCACCAGGCTGTTGAAGCTCCTGGATTCGAAGGGCATGACCGGCCTTGCCTACTGGGATAACGGCTTCAAGCAGATGAGCGCCAACAGGAAGCTGGTGACGCCGGCCGACTACAAGGGGCTAAAATTCCGCATCCAGTCTTCCAAGGTGCTGGAAGCCCAGTTCCGGTCGCTCGGCGTGATTCCGCAGGTGATGGCGTTCTCCGAAGTCTATCAGGCGCTGCAGACCGGCGTGGTCGACGGCCAGGAAAACACCTGGTCGAACATCTACACCCAGAAAATGCATGAAGTGCAGAAGTACATCACCGAAACCAATCACGGCTACATCGGCTACGTCGTGGTCACCAACAAGAAGTTCTGGGATGGCCTGCCGGCGGACGTCCGCGCGCAGTGCGAGAAGGCGATGAAGGAAGCCACCGAATACGGCAACGGCCAGTCGGCGAAGGAAAACGACGACGCGCTCGCCGAAATCAAGAAAACCGGCAAGAGCGAAATCCTCAAGCTGACGCCTGAACAGGACGCCGCCATGCGCAAGGCGGTAGAGCCGGTCTACAAGGACGTCGCCAGCCGCGTCGGCCAGCCGCTGATCGACGAATTCCTCAAGGAGACGAGGGGCGCGACGAACTAA
- a CDS encoding TRAP transporter small permease: MLLRILDRLEEILIATLMALATTIIFVAVMHRYLVGVPFLYPILFPINLSWAQELCIYMFVWVAKFGAAYGVRTGIHVGVDVVVNQLRSPWRNAVVLFGLFCGAFFTAVIGTMGAKFVWGLMHTDQVSPDLEIPSWFVYLCIPLGSYLMCFRFLQVAYGYWRTGELPHHDHAHVEGVEIEEPGIGAAGVTR, translated from the coding sequence ATGCTGCTTCGGATCCTCGATCGGCTTGAGGAGATACTGATCGCTACGCTGATGGCGTTGGCGACGACGATTATCTTTGTCGCGGTGATGCACCGTTATCTCGTCGGCGTTCCATTCCTGTATCCCATCCTGTTTCCGATCAACCTGTCCTGGGCGCAGGAACTCTGCATCTACATGTTCGTGTGGGTTGCCAAGTTCGGCGCCGCCTACGGCGTGCGCACCGGCATCCATGTCGGCGTCGACGTTGTCGTGAACCAGCTCAGATCGCCATGGCGCAATGCGGTGGTGCTGTTCGGGCTGTTCTGCGGGGCGTTCTTCACCGCCGTGATCGGGACGATGGGCGCAAAATTCGTCTGGGGCCTGATGCACACCGACCAGGTCTCGCCTGACCTGGAGATCCCGAGCTGGTTCGTCTACCTCTGCATTCCCTTGGGCTCGTACCTGATGTGCTTCCGCTTCCTGCAGGTCGCCTACGGCTATTGGCGCACCGGCGAGCTGCCGCACCATGACCACGCCCATGTCGAGGGCGTCGAGATCGAAGAGCCCGGCATCGGCGCGGCGGGAGTCACCCGATGA
- a CDS encoding TRAP transporter large permease subunit: MSALIIFSLLVALMLTGMPISIALGMTVLTFIFTMTNVPTESVALKLFTGIDNFEIMAIPFFILAGNFLTHGGVARRMINFATSMVGHWYGGLGLAGVMACALFAAVSGSSPATVIAIGAIMLPAMVRQGFPKRFGAGVITTSGALGILIPPSIVMVIYCVATGGSIALDPAGQRVSSASVGQMFMAGVIPGLMLATLLGVTTFYRAYKYDYPRLPKASWTERFVAFRKCMWGLLLILIVLGGIYAGLFTPTEAAAISAVYAFVIAVFVYRDMSLRDVPKVLLGSANMSAMILYIITNAVLFSFLMANENIPQQIAAWITSVGVDWIIFLLIVNLLLLIAGNVMEPSSIVLIMAPILFPVAVKLGIHPVHLGILMVVNMEVGMCHPPVGLNLYVASGIAKMGITELTIAVWPWLLTMLIFLGVVTYVPEISLWLPRALGML; this comes from the coding sequence ATGAGTGCCCTGATCATCTTCTCCCTGCTGGTCGCGTTGATGCTGACCGGCATGCCGATCTCGATCGCGCTCGGCATGACGGTTTTGACCTTCATCTTCACCATGACCAACGTGCCGACCGAGTCGGTGGCGCTGAAGCTTTTCACCGGCATCGACAATTTCGAGATAATGGCGATCCCGTTCTTCATTCTCGCCGGAAATTTCCTGACCCATGGCGGCGTCGCGCGCCGCATGATCAATTTCGCGACCTCCATGGTCGGGCACTGGTACGGCGGCCTCGGGCTTGCCGGCGTGATGGCCTGCGCCCTGTTTGCCGCGGTGTCCGGTTCGTCGCCGGCGACCGTGATCGCGATCGGCGCCATCATGTTGCCGGCGATGGTACGCCAAGGATTCCCGAAGCGCTTCGGGGCCGGCGTCATCACCACCTCTGGCGCGCTCGGCATCCTGATCCCGCCTTCGATCGTGATGGTGATCTATTGCGTGGCGACCGGCGGCAGCATTGCGCTGGATCCCGCCGGGCAACGTGTTTCGTCGGCGTCCGTCGGCCAGATGTTCATGGCGGGCGTCATCCCGGGCCTGATGCTGGCGACGCTGCTGGGGGTCACGACCTTCTATCGGGCGTACAAGTATGATTATCCGCGACTGCCGAAGGCGAGCTGGACCGAACGTTTCGTGGCGTTCCGCAAGTGCATGTGGGGATTGCTGCTGATCCTGATCGTGCTCGGCGGCATCTATGCAGGTCTGTTCACGCCGACGGAGGCCGCCGCCATCAGCGCGGTTTACGCCTTCGTCATCGCGGTATTCGTCTATCGCGACATGTCGCTGAGGGATGTGCCGAAGGTGCTGCTCGGCTCCGCCAATATGAGCGCGATGATCCTCTACATCATCACCAACGCGGTGCTGTTCTCGTTCCTGATGGCGAATGAAAACATTCCCCAGCAGATCGCGGCGTGGATCACCTCGGTCGGCGTCGACTGGATCATCTTCCTCCTGATCGTCAACCTGCTGCTGCTGATCGCAGGCAATGTGATGGAGCCGTCTTCGATCGTCCTGATCATGGCGCCGATCCTGTTTCCGGTGGCGGTCAAGCTCGGCATCCATCCGGTGCATCTCGGCATCCTGATGGTGGTCAACATGGAAGTCGGCATGTGCCATCCGCCGGTCGGGCTGAACCTCTATGTAGCCTCCGGCATCGCCAAGATGGGTATCACCGAGCTGACGATCGCGGTGTGGCCGTGGCTTTTGACTATGCTGATCTTCCTCGGCGTCGTCACCTATGTGCCGGAAATCTCGCTGTGGCTGCCGCGCGCGCTGGGGATGCTCTAG
- a CDS encoding Spy/CpxP family protein refolding chaperone, producing the protein MRKFAIAAVAVLAIAGSTAVYAQHRHWGYGHSRMSPEDRSAYADARIAAVHAGLKLTADQEKLWPPVEAAVREFAKLRIDRANARMNPPKDDSSQQKPDDPVARLRDRAENMAATAAAMKKIAEAADPLYKTLDDGQKRRLAVLTRFGGREGWRHHRFEREMGRDRDFDRDRGYGRNRDDRDDGPARGGPERL; encoded by the coding sequence ATGAGGAAGTTCGCCATCGCAGCGGTCGCGGTTCTTGCCATTGCCGGCTCGACCGCCGTCTATGCCCAGCATCGTCATTGGGGCTACGGCCATTCGCGGATGAGCCCGGAGGACCGGTCGGCCTATGCGGATGCCCGGATCGCGGCCGTTCATGCCGGCCTCAAGCTGACGGCGGACCAGGAAAAGCTGTGGCCGCCGGTCGAGGCCGCGGTCAGGGAGTTCGCCAAGCTCAGAATCGATCGCGCCAACGCGCGGATGAACCCGCCCAAGGACGATTCCAGCCAGCAGAAGCCGGATGATCCGGTGGCGCGGCTGCGTGACCGGGCCGAGAATATGGCAGCTACCGCGGCGGCCATGAAGAAGATCGCGGAAGCCGCCGACCCGCTCTACAAGACGCTCGATGACGGCCAGAAGCGCCGGCTCGCCGTTCTGACCCGGTTTGGGGGCAGGGAAGGCTGGCGCCATCACCGGTTCGAGCGCGAAATGGGCAGGGACCGCGACTTTGACCGCGACCGCGGCTACGGCCGAAATCGCGATGACCGGGACGATGGACCGGCCCGGGGCGGCCCCGAACGGCTCTGA
- a CDS encoding DUF4760 domain-containing protein, translated as MAVDFGNVPQWITAGIAATAGLLAYTSLQSQRVIARRRAAFDMFLKTETDEKMLTAFDKFHAGILAMRKASSVEVFCTSEDKETRDHYFCIRKYLNIHELIAVGLREGVLDADVCYFYWGDTLTNHYGDAKPVLDFLAKREKNKYTYADLHELNAKWVARKAKATG; from the coding sequence ATGGCTGTCGATTTTGGAAACGTCCCGCAGTGGATCACTGCGGGCATCGCCGCAACGGCAGGATTGCTGGCGTATACCTCCCTTCAGTCGCAGCGGGTCATTGCGCGACGCCGCGCAGCTTTCGACATGTTTCTCAAGACTGAAACCGACGAAAAGATGCTGACTGCCTTCGACAAGTTTCACGCCGGCATACTGGCAATGAGGAAAGCATCAAGTGTTGAGGTATTCTGCACCTCCGAAGACAAAGAGACGCGTGACCACTACTTCTGCATCCGCAAATATCTCAATATCCACGAACTCATTGCGGTCGGCCTCCGAGAAGGGGTCCTTGACGCCGATGTATGTTACTTCTATTGGGGCGACACGCTCACGAACCACTACGGCGATGCGAAGCCCGTCCTCGATTTTCTCGCGAAGCGGGAGAAGAACAAGTACACGTACGCGGACCTGCACGAACTGAATGCGAAGTGGGTCGCTCGAAAAGCAAAGGCTACCGGCTAA
- the ligD gene encoding non-homologous end-joining DNA ligase: MPKRLSAMPGFIKAQLATLKSKAPKGDQWLHEIKFDGYRIQVHIDRGRKKVFTRNGLDWTKRFSVIAGALDIPGEAIIDGEVVVTHEGRTNFSELQAELAAGRQDRLVYYAFDLLWRNGDLRKLPQIERKQALLELLGENDIQLPILYSKHLTGDGQKMFEHAAKLSWEGIISKNATAPYRSGRNEAWLKVKCVQKGKFPVIGFIKEPRGVAALYLGKQEGKDLVYMGKVGTGWSRTISSQIRKQLDTVVSPKSKLTKPVRKPKATWVEPTFVADVEYRDITSEGLLRASSFKGLSRK; this comes from the coding sequence TTGCCAAAGCGTCTTTCAGCCATGCCGGGGTTCATTAAAGCCCAGCTTGCAACCTTGAAGTCTAAGGCTCCCAAGGGTGACCAGTGGCTTCATGAGATCAAGTTCGACGGCTATCGCATCCAGGTCCATATTGACCGGGGACGGAAGAAAGTCTTCACCCGTAACGGCCTGGACTGGACCAAGCGCTTCTCTGTGATTGCCGGTGCGCTCGATATCCCCGGAGAAGCCATCATCGACGGCGAAGTAGTCGTCACCCATGAAGGTCGCACCAATTTCTCAGAACTACAAGCGGAGCTGGCGGCAGGCAGGCAGGACCGGCTAGTTTACTACGCCTTCGACTTGCTGTGGCGTAACGGGGACCTTCGCAAGCTGCCGCAAATCGAGCGTAAGCAAGCATTGCTAGAACTCCTCGGCGAAAACGACATTCAGTTGCCAATACTCTATTCAAAGCATCTCACCGGAGACGGGCAGAAGATGTTTGAACATGCCGCGAAGCTGAGCTGGGAAGGCATCATCTCCAAGAATGCGACCGCCCCCTACCGCTCCGGTCGCAACGAAGCCTGGCTTAAGGTGAAGTGCGTGCAGAAGGGCAAATTCCCGGTCATTGGTTTTATCAAAGAGCCCAGAGGTGTGGCCGCGCTCTATCTTGGAAAGCAGGAGGGAAAGGACCTTGTCTACATGGGCAAGGTCGGCACCGGATGGTCGCGCACTATCTCCAGCCAAATCAGGAAGCAGCTTGATACGGTCGTTAGCCCCAAGTCCAAGCTTACCAAGCCCGTCAGGAAGCCGAAGGCGACATGGGTAGAGCCAACCTTCGTCGCCGATGTCGAATACCGCGACATCACCTCAGAAGGTCTCTTGAGGGCGAGCTCGTTTAAGGGGTTGTCTCGGAAATAG
- a CDS encoding DNA -binding domain-containing protein, producing MQKPPLAPDVADIAPSDAVLTAYDEEHIITYLRLLDADAKGADWREVARIVLRLDPRDESDCVRRAFDSHLSRAKWMTEHGYRHLLCGGASA from the coding sequence ATGCAGAAGCCGCCGCTCGCTCCCGATGTCGCCGACATCGCGCCCTCCGATGCCGTGCTGACCGCTTATGACGAGGAGCACATCATCACCTATCTGCGCCTGCTCGACGCGGATGCGAAAGGAGCTGACTGGCGCGAAGTTGCCCGGATAGTGCTGCGTCTTGATCCGAGAGATGAATCTGATTGCGTTCGAAGGGCGTTCGACAGCCATTTGTCGCGCGCCAAATGGATGACAGAGCATGGTTACCGGCACCTGCTATGTGGTGGTGCGTCCGCTTAG
- a CDS encoding ferritin-like domain-containing protein, with protein sequence MDALRISRRQSIAGLSVAGLAGLLIPPALAQQKRETTGVGIGKKGAAIDDEDIFTFALNLEYMEAEFYLRATTGKGISDTDAGMDAGRVVGGHEAQFKEKAIREFIEETAENELAHVRFYRKTLGRSSISRPAIDFDAGFKAAAQAAGLPADFDPFADDMSVLLGGMLFEDVGVTAYAGAAPLLKKKEFVEAAAGILAVEAYHMGMARSQLYMMGEKAWDAANAISDARDKIDGTPEKEDEGIRVDGKANFVPSTPDAIAFTRTPQEVLRIVYLTEKAGVSKGGFYPNGMNGELKTT encoded by the coding sequence ATGGATGCATTGCGCATTTCCCGCCGGCAATCGATCGCCGGCCTATCGGTCGCGGGACTAGCGGGATTGCTCATTCCGCCTGCCCTTGCCCAGCAGAAGCGCGAGACCACCGGCGTCGGGATCGGCAAGAAAGGAGCAGCGATCGACGACGAGGACATTTTCACCTTCGCGCTGAACCTCGAATACATGGAAGCCGAGTTCTATCTGCGCGCAACGACCGGCAAGGGCATCAGCGATACCGATGCCGGTATGGACGCCGGCAGGGTCGTTGGCGGCCATGAGGCCCAATTCAAAGAGAAAGCAATCCGCGAATTCATTGAAGAGACGGCGGAGAACGAACTGGCCCACGTTCGCTTCTATCGCAAGACGCTTGGCCGAAGCTCCATATCGCGACCGGCGATCGACTTCGACGCCGGTTTCAAGGCTGCAGCTCAGGCTGCGGGATTGCCTGCCGATTTCGATCCGTTTGCCGACGACATGTCGGTCCTGCTCGGTGGCATGCTGTTCGAGGACGTCGGCGTGACCGCCTATGCAGGCGCGGCCCCGCTGCTCAAGAAGAAGGAGTTCGTGGAGGCGGCGGCCGGGATCCTTGCTGTGGAGGCCTACCACATGGGAATGGCCCGCTCCCAGCTCTACATGATGGGCGAGAAGGCGTGGGATGCCGCCAACGCAATATCCGATGCGCGGGATAAAATTGACGGAACCCCGGAAAAGGAAGACGAGGGGATCAGGGTGGACGGCAAAGCCAACTTCGTGCCTTCAACGCCCGATGCGATTGCGTTCACGCGTACGCCACAAGAGGTTCTGCGCATCGTCTATTTGACCGAGAAGGCCGGCGTCAGCAAGGGCGGGTTCTACCCGAACGGAATGAACGGAGAACTCAAGACCACCTGA
- a CDS encoding FAD-dependent oxidoreductase — protein sequence MNVQDEHTRSLWMDIPVAEAPALSGPERADVVVVGSGIAGLSVAYELANRGHSVVVLDRGKIGSGMTARTTAHLASALDDDYKELISVRGEDCSRLCYQSVTAAIDRAEAIQSTENIDCDFRRLDGYWVLAPDTPASHLDEEFDCCTKLGIPVEDCRIPTPLHAEGVVRSLRFPRQARFHPTKYLAGLASALQRRGARLYADTCVESIEQKQGDIVVKTTSGYDIRASDVVVATNSPVNVRVAIHTKQAPYRTYAIAAKIPAGTLADALYWDTLDPYHYVRLQPFSDDEDIAIIGGEDHKSGGADDGEQRFAALERWVRDRLPNVREVTHRWSGQVLEPVDFLGFIGHSPDEEHVFLVSGDSGQGITNGLVAGILITDLIMTGSNPWEQIYSPSRKFQKNISEFISENITPLKNFAEYLTASEIASVERLRQGEGRLVRSGLKKIAACRDREGTLHLHSASCTHLGCVVHWNSLEQCWDCPCHGSQFAPDGTALNGPAVSPLAGIQRPAKLEAAE from the coding sequence ATGAACGTACAGGACGAGCACACCCGATCGCTCTGGATGGATATCCCGGTCGCCGAAGCCCCAGCGCTGTCGGGTCCGGAACGGGCCGACGTCGTCGTGGTCGGCTCCGGAATTGCCGGGCTATCCGTGGCCTATGAGCTTGCCAACCGCGGGCATTCTGTCGTGGTGCTGGACCGCGGCAAAATCGGCAGTGGCATGACCGCACGCACTACGGCTCATCTCGCTTCGGCGCTCGACGACGACTACAAGGAACTGATTAGCGTGCGCGGGGAGGACTGCTCCCGGCTTTGTTACCAGAGCGTCACAGCCGCGATTGATCGCGCCGAGGCTATTCAGTCCACCGAAAACATCGATTGCGATTTTCGCCGATTGGACGGCTACTGGGTGCTGGCGCCGGACACGCCCGCATCTCACTTGGACGAGGAATTTGATTGCTGCACCAAGCTCGGGATTCCTGTCGAGGACTGCAGGATACCGACGCCCCTCCACGCTGAAGGTGTTGTGCGGTCGTTGCGCTTTCCGCGACAGGCGCGTTTCCATCCCACCAAATATCTCGCCGGACTGGCAAGTGCGCTGCAGCGTCGCGGTGCGAGGCTCTACGCTGACACCTGTGTCGAAAGCATCGAGCAAAAGCAGGGGGACATTGTCGTGAAGACCACGTCCGGGTACGACATCCGCGCGAGCGACGTGGTGGTCGCGACAAATTCGCCAGTTAACGTGCGCGTGGCGATCCATACCAAGCAGGCACCTTACAGAACCTACGCGATTGCGGCGAAGATTCCGGCTGGTACGCTCGCGGATGCGCTCTATTGGGACACGCTCGACCCCTACCACTACGTTCGTCTGCAGCCATTCTCCGACGATGAGGACATCGCGATTATCGGCGGAGAAGACCATAAGTCCGGCGGAGCGGACGATGGCGAGCAGCGCTTTGCCGCTCTTGAGCGCTGGGTGCGCGATCGGCTGCCAAACGTGCGCGAGGTGACCCATCGCTGGTCCGGGCAAGTGCTGGAACCGGTAGATTTTTTGGGTTTCATCGGTCATAGCCCCGATGAGGAACATGTCTTCCTCGTCAGCGGCGATTCCGGACAAGGCATCACGAACGGGCTGGTCGCCGGCATTTTGATTACGGACCTGATCATGACGGGATCGAACCCGTGGGAACAGATATACTCGCCGTCTCGAAAATTCCAAAAGAACATCAGCGAGTTCATCAGCGAGAACATCACTCCCCTGAAGAATTTCGCTGAGTACCTGACAGCCAGCGAAATCGCATCCGTCGAACGGCTTCGGCAGGGAGAAGGACGCCTCGTCCGCAGCGGGTTAAAGAAGATAGCGGCTTGCCGGGACCGCGAGGGCACGTTGCATTTGCATTCCGCAAGTTGCACCCATCTCGGCTGCGTGGTGCACTGGAATTCCCTGGAGCAATGTTGGGACTGCCCCTGCCACGGCTCGCAATTCGCGCCCGATGGGACCGCCCTCAATGGACCAGCCGTTTCGCCCCTTGCCGGCATCCAGAGGCCGGCCAAGCTTGAAGCGGCGGAATAG
- a CDS encoding VOC family protein: MASIRYVVTDIDRSVEFYRDRLEFSVDMHNPSKFAALIRDDLTLYLSAPGAGSGGTAGSNPEPGGWNRFMIIMKDIDGLIGRLNAGGAKFRGEISEAGAGRARLLEDPWVT; encoded by the coding sequence ATGGCATCCATCCGATACGTTGTGACGGACATAGATAGATCGGTCGAATTCTATCGCGATAGACTCGAGTTCTCGGTGGACATGCACAATCCTAGCAAGTTCGCGGCGCTTATTCGTGACGATCTGACGCTCTACTTGAGCGCCCCAGGGGCGGGCAGCGGAGGAACTGCTGGCAGCAATCCGGAGCCTGGTGGATGGAATCGGTTCATGATTATTATGAAAGATATAGATGGTCTCATCGGCCGGTTGAACGCTGGTGGGGCCAAATTTAGAGGAGAAATCAGCGAGGCGGGAGCCGGTCGCGCGAGGCTTCTGGAAGATCCATGGGTAACCTGA
- a CDS encoding group 1 truncated hemoglobin: protein MTRNLSNSVTRRSCLVAGLALSAVPVALAGADNAYAQAKETTKEPTSEKSLYERLGGAFAIAAVIDHFSDAIVKNPIVGQKSKNPQLREWHTKNLKRLPGLKFMRTLWVCNVSGGPFQFTATKPGKTPVGLEEAHRKLRISPAEFDEVAAELGRTLDFAKVPQREKAEVLAAFAAHKDEVTAGYVAAAKRG, encoded by the coding sequence ATGACACGCAACCTTTCGAATTCCGTCACAAGACGAAGCTGCTTGGTCGCTGGTCTGGCGCTGAGCGCCGTCCCAGTCGCTTTAGCGGGGGCTGATAACGCCTACGCGCAAGCAAAGGAAACCACGAAGGAACCCACGTCTGAGAAAAGTCTGTATGAGCGGCTTGGAGGCGCATTCGCCATCGCGGCGGTGATCGATCACTTCAGCGACGCTATCGTGAAGAACCCCATCGTCGGCCAGAAGTCCAAGAACCCGCAACTGCGGGAATGGCACACCAAGAACCTAAAAAGGTTGCCCGGTCTCAAGTTCATGCGCACGCTGTGGGTCTGCAACGTTTCCGGTGGGCCTTTTCAGTTCACCGCTACCAAGCCCGGCAAGACGCCTGTTGGCCTAGAGGAGGCACACCGGAAGCTGAGGATCTCTCCGGCCGAATTCGATGAGGTTGCAGCCGAACTTGGACGGACGCTGGACTTCGCGAAGGTCCCCCAACGCGAGAAGGCTGAAGTACTGGCAGCCTTCGCCGCCCACAAGGACGAGGTTACGGCCGGCTACGTCGCGGCCGCTAAGCGCGGCTGA
- a CDS encoding biosynthetic peptidoglycan transglycosylase — protein sequence MASLWALYGAPSADTPARFDRHSLLMKAADGRPLGRAGPLADAAARNAFPDLLVKAVLSIEDRRFYQHVGIDPVSMLRAATVNLDSGGVVQGGSTITQQLVRLRGLVGREQSMNRKLREAFAALWLGFHMDKDAILTEYLNRVYLGGGAYGVLAAARVYFGKGLAALSLAEAAMLAGLIQAPSAYNPIRNPEAARQRAEHVLDAPCEDDGRAGKAPMRAETPDRPERLPRIDVPEFRATGPARDEGRRSRSPLRIVSCSGS from the coding sequence GTGGCATCCCTGTGGGCGCTGTACGGTGCGCCGTCCGCTGACACGCCGGCGCGCTTCGACCGGCATTCCCTTCTGATGAAAGCGGCGGACGGCCGCCCGCTCGGACGCGCCGGACCTCTCGCGGACGCAGCTGCGCGCAACGCCTTCCCGGACTTGCTCGTCAAGGCGGTGCTGAGCATCGAAGATCGCCGCTTCTACCAGCATGTCGGGATCGATCCCGTCTCAATGCTGCGCGCAGCGACGGTGAACCTCGATTCCGGCGGGGTTGTCCAGGGCGGGAGCACAATCACCCAGCAGCTCGTGAGGCTGCGCGGTCTTGTCGGGCGCGAACAGTCGATGAACCGCAAACTGCGCGAAGCATTCGCAGCGCTATGGCTCGGCTTTCACATGGATAAGGACGCGATCCTCACCGAATACCTGAACCGCGTCTATCTTGGCGGCGGAGCCTACGGAGTATTGGCCGCTGCTCGCGTGTATTTTGGAAAGGGGCTGGCCGCGCTTTCCTTGGCTGAAGCCGCCATGCTCGCCGGTCTGATTCAAGCGCCTTCGGCTTACAATCCAATCCGCAATCCTGAAGCCGCGCGTCAGCGGGCCGAGCACGTGCTCGACGCGCCGTGCGAGGATGATGGTCGTGCAGGTAAAGCGCCAATGCGTGCCGAAACGCCTGATCGTCCAGAACGGCTTCCTCGAATAGACGTTCCTGAATTTCGCGCAACAGGTCCGGCCAGAGATGAAGGGCGCCGGAGCCGATCACCTCTGCGAATCGTATCGTGTTCTGGCTCATGA
- a CDS encoding YihY/virulence factor BrkB family protein, whose protein sequence is MRLSDRGQLPRIDDRPPIWATVTTIALFVAGFRPRRLSPVPVDHMGAPDEGRGRLASAPSEISARGWKDILLRVFHNISEHRIIALAAGVTFYTRLAIFPAIAALVAIYGLFSDPATLTFIWRSCRACCQEARSMSSGTNSPRVASQRGSTLGLTFIVGLAVSLWSANAAMKSVFDTLNVAYAETEAQSLIKLNAISLAFTAAGIVFVLVAIAALVVLPSALKYLGLSELAEFLVWAGR, encoded by the coding sequence ATGCGCCTCTCTGACCGAGGGCAACTTCCGCGGATAGACGACCGCCCGCCGATTTGGGCTACCGTGACCACCATAGCCCTGTTCGTAGCCGGCTTTCGGCCGCGGCGGCTGTCGCCGGTACCAGTCGATCATATGGGGGCACCGGATGAAGGACGCGGCCGTCTCGCAAGCGCGCCCTCGGAGATTTCGGCGCGCGGATGGAAGGACATTCTGCTCCGGGTTTTTCACAACATCTCCGAACACCGGATCATTGCTCTGGCCGCCGGCGTGACGTTCTACACTCGGCTGGCCATATTTCCTGCCATCGCGGCCCTGGTCGCGATCTATGGGCTGTTCTCGGACCCCGCAACGCTCACGTTCATCTGGAGAAGCTGTCGGGCCTGCTGCCAGGAGGCGCGATCGATGTCATCCGGGACGAACTCACCCCGGGTCGCATCCCAGCGTGGCAGCACGCTCGGGCTGACCTTCATCGTCGGACTTGCCGTATCCTTGTGGAGCGCGAACGCGGCAATGAAGTCGGTCTTCGACACGCTCAACGTCGCGTACGCCGAAACAGAGGCGCAAAGCCTCATCAAGCTGAACGCCATCTCGCTTGCGTTCACCGCTGCCGGCATTGTCTTCGTGCTAGTAGCCATCGCCGCTTTGGTCGTTCTGCCGTCCGCACTCAAATATCTAGGCTTGTCGGAATTAGCAGAATTTCTTGTGTGGGCCGGTCGCTGA
- a CDS encoding YihY/virulence factor BrkB family protein translates to MGRSLTGAVAVLTLALALVYRYGPSREKPRWRWITWGSALAAFAWIAVSMLFSWYAANFGSFNRTYGSLGAVIGFMTWIWLSAIVILIGAELNAEMEHQTARDTTTGAADPLGARGAGMAGSVGPAQNY, encoded by the coding sequence GTGGGCCGGTCGCTGACCGGCGCTGTTGCCGTCCTCACATTGGCACTTGCTCTTGTTTATCGCTACGGACCATCGCGCGAGAAGCCGCGATGGCGGTGGATCACGTGGGGGAGCGCGCTCGCCGCTTTCGCCTGGATTGCGGTCTCCATGCTATTCTCATGGTACGCTGCGAATTTTGGGAGCTTCAATCGGACCTACGGGTCCTTGGGCGCGGTCATCGGCTTCATGACCTGGATTTGGTTGTCTGCGATCGTGATCCTGATCGGGGCCGAACTTAACGCCGAAATGGAGCACCAGACCGCACGCGACACGACGACAGGAGCGGCTGATCCATTGGGAGCTCGCGGAGCTGGCATGGCCGGTAGCGTTGGACCGGCGCAGAATTATTAG